The genomic stretch TGCCTGCTGGAGTCCGGTTCGCTGGTGCACGACTGCTATGGCAAGGACGTGATTGTCGAGCGTCACCGTCACCGTTATGAGGTGAACAACAACCTGCTGCCGCAGATCAAGGAAGCCGGCCTGAAAATCTCCGGGCGCTCCGGTGACGGCAAGCTGGTTGAAGTGGTCGAAGCGCCGGATCATCCATGGTTCGTCGCTTGCCAGTTCCACCCTGAGTTCACGTCGACCCCGCGCGACGGTCACCCGTTGTTCAGCGGTTTCGTCAAGGCTGCACTGACGCAACATCAGAAGAAGGCGTAAACCTGATGGCCCAGAAGATCATTCGCGTAGGCGACATCGAGATCGCCAACGACAAGCCCATGGTGCTGTTTGGCGGCATGAACGTGCTGGAAAGCCGCGACATGGCGATGCAGGTCTGTGAAGCGTACGTAAAGGTTACCGAGAAACTGGGTATCCCTTATGTATTCAAGGCCAGCTTCGACAAGGCCAACCGTTCGTCCGTGACCTCCTATCGCGGCCCGGGCCTTGAAGAAGGCATGCGGATCTTCCAGGACATCAAGCAAGCCTTCGGCGTGCCGATCATCACCGACGTCCACGAGCCTGAACAGGCGGCCGTGGTCGCCGAGGTGTGCGACATCATCCAGTTGCCGGCCTTCCTGTCGCGCCAGACCGACCTGGTGGTCGCGATGGCCAAGACCGGCGCTGTGATCAATATCAAGAAAGCCCAGTTCCTTGCGCCCCAGGAAATGAAACACATCCTGAACAAGTGCGTGGAAGCGGGTAACGACCAGTTGATCCTCTGCGAGCGTGGTTCGAGCTTCGGCTACAACAACCTCGTGGTGGACATGCTCGGTTTCGGCATCATGAAACAGTTCGAATACCCGGTATTCTTCGACGTGACCCACGCGCTGCAAATGCCCGGTGGTCGCGCAGATTCTGCCGGTGGGCGACGTGCCCAGGTGCTGGACCTGGCCAAGGCCGGTATCAGCCAGTCCCTGGCTGGCCTGTTCCTGGAAGCCCACCCGGACCCGGACAACGCCAAGTGCGACGGTCCTTGTGCCCTGCGCCTGGACAAGCTGGAGCCATTCCTGGCCCAACTCAAGCAATTGGACGAACTGGTCAAGCGTTTTCCGACAGTAGAGACCGCGTAACCCGCGTTTCTCCGGTAAACTTTCCGCGTTTTATGCTCAGGTCCCAGGGCCTGGGCCTTGTCGCCTGCAAGCCTGCCCCGTTGTTCCACCCTTGCGGTCGGTCAAAAGATTTCCTTCAGCTGCGTCGTTTTCGTCAACTTTGGAGTGTTTACAACAATGGCAAAAATCGTCGACATCAAAGGTCGTGAAGTTCTCGACTCCCGTGGCAACCCCACCGTCGAAGCCGACGTGCTTCTCGATAACGGCATCATCGGCAGCGCCTGCGCGCCGTCCGGTGCTTCCACCGGTTCGCGCGAAGCGCTGGAGCTGCGTGATGGCGACAAGAGCCGTTACCTGGGCAAGGGTGTCCTCAAGGCCGTAGCCAACATCAATGGCCCGATCCGTGACCTGTTGCTGGGCAAGGATCCGCTGGACCAGAAAGCCCTGGACCACGCAATGATCAAGCTCGACGGCACTGAAAACAAAGGCAGCCTCGGCGCCAATGCGATCCTCGCCGTATCCCTGGCTGCTGCCAAGGCTGCTGCCCAGGACCAAGACCTGCCGTTGTACGCGCACATTGCCAACCTGAACGGTACCCCAGGCGTCTACTCGATGCCGGTGCCGATGATGAATATCATCAACGGTGGCGAACACGCAGACAATAACGTCGATATCCAGGAATTCATGGTGCAGCCGGTGGGTGCCAAGTCCTTCTCCGAAGGCCTGCGCATGGGCACCGAGATTTTCCATCACCTGAAAGCTGTGCTGAAGGCCCGTGGCCTGAGCACCGCGGTGGGCGATGAAGGGGGATTCGCACCGAACCTGGCGTCCAACGAAGATGCACTGAAAGTGATCTCCGAAGCCGTGGCCAACGCTGGCTACAAGTTGGGTACCGACGTGACCCTGGCCCTGGACTGCGCGGCCAGCGAGTTCTTTGAAGACGGCAAGTACAACCTGTCTGGCGAAGGCCAGGTGTTCAACTCCGAAGGTTTCGCTGAATACCTGAAGGGCCTGACCCAGCGCTACCCGATCATTTCGATCGAAGACGGCCTGGACGAGTCTGACTGGGGCGGTTGGAAAATCCTCACCGACAAGATCGGCGAGAAGATCCAACTGGTAGGCGACGACCTGTTCGTGACCAACACCAAGATCCTGAAAGAGGGCATCGACAAGAAGATCGCCAACTCGATCCTGATCAAGTTCAACCAGATCGGCACCCTGACCGAAACCCTGGAAGCCATCCAGATGGCCAAGGCTGCGGGCTACACTGCCGTGATCTCGCACCGCTCCGGCGAAACCGAAGATTCGACCATTGCCGACTTGGCTGTGGGCACCTCGGCGGGCCAGATCAAAACCGGCTCCCTGTGCCGTTCCGACCGTGTTTCCAAGTACAACCAACTGCTGCGTATCGAAGAGCAATTGGGCGGTAAAGCCAAATACAACGGTCGTGGTGAGTTTCGCGGCTGAGTAGTTGATGGTAAAAAGACAACGGATTGTGTCGGAAAACTCGCTTTAGAGTGAATTTGCGCACTAATCTGATGCCTATCAAGCACAAGCCTGGTTCTTCCAGGCTTCGTGCTATCAGTTGCTTCAAAAGTTTTGCATGGCTGTCTTTTTTCACTGGATACCCGATATTCGATGCGCAGTCCCAATTGGTTGTTCCTCGTCTTGCTCTTGCTGCTGGCTGGCCTGCAGTACCGCCTTTGGGTGGGCAATGGCAGCTTGGCGCAGGTAACCGACCTGACCCAGCAAATTGCCGCGCAGCACGCCGAGAACGAGGTGTTGCTGGAGCGTAACCGTGTGCTCGATGCCGAAGTGCTTGAGTTGAAAAAAGGCATGGAGACCGTTGAAGAACGGGCTCGCCATGAGTTGGGCATGGTCAAGGAGGGCGAAACCCTCTACCAGTTGGCCCAATGAATTCCTGTTTGCCGGCCTTCTGGGCCGTGATTCCTGCCGCGGGCGTGGGTGCCCGCATGGCTGCGGACCGTCCCAAGCAATATCTGCTGTTGGGCGGGCGCACTATTCTCGAACACAGCCTAGGCTGTTTCCTCGACCATCCGAGCCTCAAGGGGCTGGTGGTCAGCCTGGCTGTGGATGATCCCTACTGGCCCAGCCTGGCGTGTGCTGGGGATCCGCGTATCCAGCGCGCAGAGGGTGGCTCGGAGCGCTCAGGTTCAGTGCTCAATGCGTTGCTGCAACTCAATGCCCTGGGCGCCAGCGATGACGACTGGGTACTGGTGCACGATGCCGCACGGCCGAACCTGAGCCGCGAAGATCTCGACACGTTATTGGCGCAGCTGGCGGATGACCCGGTGGGCGGCTTGCTGGCTGTTCCGGCCCGCGACACCCTCAAGCGTGTCGACAGGCACGGACGGGTGGTGGAAACCATTGACCGCAGCCCGATCTGGCAAGCCTACACACCGCAAATGTTCCGCCTGGGCGCCTTGCATCGTGCCTTGGCCGATAGCCTGGTGGCCGATGCGGTCATCACCGATGAAGCCTCGGCCATGGAATGGTCCGGCCAGGCGCCGCGCCTGATCGAAGGGCGCTCGGACAATATCAAGGTGACCCGGCCGGAGGACCTGGAGTGGCTCAGGTTGCGGTGGGCTAATCGCCGCTAGGCTCTGGATCGAGGTGACTTCATCGCAGGCCTGATACCGCAGATCACCCACCGTACTCCGGCCGCCCAGCCAACCCCTCCTTCAAGAACTCTACCAACTTGCGCACCTTCGGCGATAAATGCCGCTGCTGCGGATAGAGCGCCCACACCGCCGTATTTGGCGGTTGATGGGCCTCAAGCAGTGAAACCAGCGCGCCGCTGTGCAAGTGCTCCAGTACGTAGTAATCCGGCAGCTGGCACAGCCCTACGCCCTGTAGCGCCGCATCCAGTACCGCTTGCCCACTGTTGCAGCGCCAGTTTCCCTGCACCCTCTGGGAAAACTCGCGCCCATCCTGGGCCAACTGCCAAATATCCGAACTGCCGATCAGGCAGTTATGCCGGCTCAGTTCCGACAAGCTATGTGGGCGCCCATACCGCTCCAGGTAGGACGGTGACGCGCACAGATACATGCGCCGGGGGGCAAGGCGGCTGGCGACCATCCGTGAGTCTTGCAGGCGACCCAGGCGAATTGCCAGGTCCAGGCCTTCATGCACCAGGTCGAGGGGGCGGTTGCTCAGTTCGATATCCACCCGCAATTGCGGATACAGCCCCATGAAGCGCGTGACCAGCGGCACGATAAAGCGTTCGCCATAGGCCACGGCGCAAGTCATGCGCAACATGCCCTTGGGTTCGCTGGTCAGGTCGCCCACGGCGCGCAGGGCTTCTTCGCGTCCGTCTTGCAGGCGTTGACAATGTTGCAGGAAGGTTTGCCCGGCCTCGGTCAGCGTAACGCGCCGGGTGCTGCGGTAGAGCAGGCGGGTCTGCAGGCGCTCTTCCAGGCGTGCCACCTGGCGGCTGATATGGGACGAAGACACACCAAGGCGTTCGGCGGCGGCCGTGAACTGGCTGCATTCGGCCACGGCAACGAACTCATCGATGCCTTCCCAGCGGTTTTCCAGCATGGTGATTGTCCCTGTACAGCAATAATGTTTTGCTTTTGACTGGATTATTCATCAATGAGCCATGTTTTACACTGCCCGTCTCACTTTTAAAGTTCCTGGAGAAACCCGGATGATCAAGTCGCGCGCCGCTGTCGCCTTCGAGGCCAAGAAACCACTGGAGATTGTGGAAGTGGATGTGGCCATGCCCAAGGCCGGTGAAGTCCTGTTGCGCGTGGTCGCTTCCGGGGTTTGCCATACTGATGCCTACACCCTGTCGGGCGCCGATCCGGAAGGTATCTTCCCGTCGATCCTTGGTCACGAGGGTGGCGCGGTAGTTGAAGCGATTGGCGAGGGCGTGACCTCGGTTGCGGTGGGCGATCACGTGATCCCGCTGTACACCCCGGAATGCGGCAAGTGCAAATTCTGCCTGTCGGGCAAGACCAACCTGTGCCAGGCCATTCGCGCAACCCAGGGCAAAGGTCTGATGCCGGACGGTACCACGCGTTTTTCCTACAAGGGCCAGCCGATTTTCCACTACATGGGGACTTCGACCTTTTCCGAGTACACCGTGTTGCCGGAAATCTCCGTGGCCAGGATTCCCAAAGAAGCCCCGCTGGAAAAAGTCTGTCTGTTGGGCTGTGGTGTCACCACCGGGATCGGTGCGGTGATCAACACCGCCAAGGTCAAGCCAGGCGATACCGTGGCCATCTTCGGCCTGGGCGGGATTGGCTTGTCGGCGGTGATTGGTGCGGTGAAGGCCAAGGCCGGTCGCATCATCGCTATCGATATCAACCCGGCCAAGTTCGAGATCGCCAAGCAACTGGGCGCCACCGACTGCATCAATCCGAAAGACTACGACCGCCCGATCCAGGATGTGATTGTCGATTTGACCGATGGCGGCGTGGACTTTTCCTTCGAGTGCATCGGCAATGTCCAACTGATGCGTGCAGCCCTTGAGTGCTGCCACAAGGGCTGGGGCGAGTCGGTGATCATCGGTGTCGCCGGTGCTGGCCAGGAAATCGCCACACGTCCGTTCCAGTTGGTGACCGGTCGCGTCTGGCGTGGTTCGGCATTCGGTGGCGTGCGTGGCCGCAGCGAGCTGCCAAGTTATGTGGACATGGCCCAGACCGGCGAAATTCCCCTGGATACCTTCATCACCCACACCATGGGCCTGGAAGATATCAATAAGGCATTCGACCTGATGCATGAAGGCAAGAGCATTCGTACCGTCATCCATTTCTGAGGTCGGCCATGAGTCTGGAAAACCTGTCATGCCAGAAGAGCTTCGGCGGCTGGCATAAGCGTTATAAACATCATTCCGCTGCGCTGGATTGCGACATGACCTTTGCCGTGTACCTGCCGCCCCAGGCGGAGCAAGGTGGCAAGTTGCCAGTGTTGTACTGGCTGTCGGGGCTGACCTGTACCGATGAGAACTTCATGCAGAAGGCTGGCGCGCAGCGCGTGGCGGCCGAACTGGGGTTGATCATCGTCGCGCCGGACACCAGCCCCCGTGGCCCGGGTGTGCCGGGCGATCCGGACAATGCCTGGGACTTTGGCCTGGGGGCGGGTTTCTACCTCAATGCCACCCAGGAGCCTTGGGCCCGGCATTATCGGATGCATGACTATGTAGTGCAGGAATTGCCTGCGTTGGTTGAAGCGCATTTCCCAGCGTCCGATAAGCGTGGCATCAGTGGGCACTCCATGGGGGGGCATGGCGCACTGGTGTGCGCCCTGCGCAACCCGGGGCGCTATCGGTCGGTGTCGGCGTTTTCGCCGATCAATAATCCGATGGATTGCCCTTGGGGCCAAAAAGCTTTTTCTCGCTACTTGGGAGAGGAACGCTCCAAGTGGCGTGAATGGGACGCCTGTGTGCTGATCAGTGACGCCTCGGAAAAACTCCCGCTGCTGGTGGATCAGGGCGATCGCGACGACTTCCTGGCCACCCAGCTCAAGCCCGAGGCCTTGCAGCAAGCGGCCAAGGCCGCCGGCCATGCGTTGGAGTTGCGCCTGCAACCGGGCTACGACCACAGCTACTTCTTTATCGCCAGCTTCATCGAGGACCACTTGCGTCATCATGGACGTGCTTTGCTCGGTTAATGTCCGGCAAAAGTAGGTAGAATCACGCCCTGAATTAAATCGGGGCGTTTTTTTATGCGTATTGGCCACGGCTATGATGTGCACCGTTTCGCCGAAGGCGACTTCATCACTCTGGGCGGCGTGCGCATTGCGCACCACCATGGGTTGCTGGCTCATTCCGACGGCGACGTTGTGCTGCATGCCTTGAGCGATGCCTTGCTCGGCGCAGCGGCGTTGGGTGATATCGGCAAACACTTTCCAGACACCGATCCCACGTTCAAGGGCGCGGACAGCCGCGTACTGCTGCGGCATGTGGTCGGCCTGATCCATGCCAAAGGCTGGAAGGTCGGCAATGTCGATAACACCATCGTTGCCCAGGCACCCAAAATGGTTCCGCATATCGAATCGATGCGTGCAGCGATTGCCGCTGACCTGCAGATAGAACTGGATCAAGTGAACGTGAAAGCCACCACTACCGAAAAGCTCGGGTTTACCGGTCGTGAAGAGGGCATCGCGGTGCACTCTGTTGCCTTGTTGCTGCGCGCATGAACGAACTGCAACTGTTGGGCCCGCGGGCTTATGGCGACGCGCTGGGCAGTGCTGTGCTCAAGGCGACTGCCGAAGATTTCCAGGTGGACGAGGTGCTGGATATCCCGCTGACCGGCGAGGGTGAGCACCTCTGGCTGTGGGTGGAAAAGCGTGGCCTGAACACCGAAGAGGCCGCGCGGCGCATTGCCAAGGCCGCTGGTGTGCCGTTGCGCACCGTCAGCTATGCCGGCCTCAAGGACCGCCAGGCGCTGACGCGCCAGTGGTTCAGCGTGCAACTGCCGGGCAAGGCCGATCCCGACCTGAGTGCGGCGCAAAACGACACCCTTAAGATCCTCAAGACCGCCCGCCACAAGCGCAAGTTGCAGCGTGGCGCGCATGCGGCCAACGGTTTTACCCTGCGTCTGACCCAACTGGCTGGCGATCAGGCCGCTATCGATGCGCGCCTGCAATTGATTGCCAAGCACGGTATCCCCAACTATTTCGGCTCCCAGCGATTTGGCCATGACGGTGGCAACGTCGTCGATGCCCGTGACTGGGCGGCCCGCAAGGCCTTGCCGGAGCAGCGCAATGTGCGTTCGCGCCTGCTGTCGAGTGCACGTAGCTTCTTGTTCAATAAAGTGCTGGCGGCGCGGGTTGTCGACGGTTCGTGGCAGCGCGCCCAGGTCGGTGACCTGCTGGCATTCACCGATAGCCGCAGTTTTTTCCCGGCCGGTGAGGCGCAGTGCAGTGACCCACGCCTGGCGATCCTCGACCTGCATCCCACCGGCCCGCAATGGGGTGAAGGCGATTCTCCCGCCACTGGCGCCACCCATGAGCTGGAGCAGGCTGTCGCAGCGAGCGAGGCAGATCTGTGCGATTGGCTGGCCAAAGCCGGCATGAGCCAGGAACGTCGCATTCTGCGACTG from Pseudomonas fluorescens encodes the following:
- the kdsA gene encoding 3-deoxy-8-phosphooctulonate synthase, whose translation is MAQKIIRVGDIEIANDKPMVLFGGMNVLESRDMAMQVCEAYVKVTEKLGIPYVFKASFDKANRSSVTSYRGPGLEEGMRIFQDIKQAFGVPIITDVHEPEQAAVVAEVCDIIQLPAFLSRQTDLVVAMAKTGAVINIKKAQFLAPQEMKHILNKCVEAGNDQLILCERGSSFGYNNLVVDMLGFGIMKQFEYPVFFDVTHALQMPGGRADSAGGRRAQVLDLAKAGISQSLAGLFLEAHPDPDNAKCDGPCALRLDKLEPFLAQLKQLDELVKRFPTVETA
- the eno gene encoding phosphopyruvate hydratase is translated as MAKIVDIKGREVLDSRGNPTVEADVLLDNGIIGSACAPSGASTGSREALELRDGDKSRYLGKGVLKAVANINGPIRDLLLGKDPLDQKALDHAMIKLDGTENKGSLGANAILAVSLAAAKAAAQDQDLPLYAHIANLNGTPGVYSMPVPMMNIINGGEHADNNVDIQEFMVQPVGAKSFSEGLRMGTEIFHHLKAVLKARGLSTAVGDEGGFAPNLASNEDALKVISEAVANAGYKLGTDVTLALDCAASEFFEDGKYNLSGEGQVFNSEGFAEYLKGLTQRYPIISIEDGLDESDWGGWKILTDKIGEKIQLVGDDLFVTNTKILKEGIDKKIANSILIKFNQIGTLTETLEAIQMAKAAGYTAVISHRSGETEDSTIADLAVGTSAGQIKTGSLCRSDRVSKYNQLLRIEEQLGGKAKYNGRGEFRG
- the ftsB gene encoding cell division protein FtsB codes for the protein MRSPNWLFLVLLLLLAGLQYRLWVGNGSLAQVTDLTQQIAAQHAENEVLLERNRVLDAEVLELKKGMETVEERARHELGMVKEGETLYQLAQ
- the ispD gene encoding 2-C-methyl-D-erythritol 4-phosphate cytidylyltransferase → MNSCLPAFWAVIPAAGVGARMAADRPKQYLLLGGRTILEHSLGCFLDHPSLKGLVVSLAVDDPYWPSLACAGDPRIQRAEGGSERSGSVLNALLQLNALGASDDDWVLVHDAARPNLSREDLDTLLAQLADDPVGGLLAVPARDTLKRVDRHGRVVETIDRSPIWQAYTPQMFRLGALHRALADSLVADAVITDEASAMEWSGQAPRLIEGRSDNIKVTRPEDLEWLRLRWANRR
- a CDS encoding LysR substrate-binding domain-containing protein, translated to MLENRWEGIDEFVAVAECSQFTAAAERLGVSSSHISRQVARLEERLQTRLLYRSTRRVTLTEAGQTFLQHCQRLQDGREEALRAVGDLTSEPKGMLRMTCAVAYGERFIVPLVTRFMGLYPQLRVDIELSNRPLDLVHEGLDLAIRLGRLQDSRMVASRLAPRRMYLCASPSYLERYGRPHSLSELSRHNCLIGSSDIWQLAQDGREFSQRVQGNWRCNSGQAVLDAALQGVGLCQLPDYYVLEHLHSGALVSLLEAHQPPNTAVWALYPQQRHLSPKVRKLVEFLKEGLAGRPEYGG
- a CDS encoding S-(hydroxymethyl)glutathione dehydrogenase/class III alcohol dehydrogenase, which produces MIKSRAAVAFEAKKPLEIVEVDVAMPKAGEVLLRVVASGVCHTDAYTLSGADPEGIFPSILGHEGGAVVEAIGEGVTSVAVGDHVIPLYTPECGKCKFCLSGKTNLCQAIRATQGKGLMPDGTTRFSYKGQPIFHYMGTSTFSEYTVLPEISVARIPKEAPLEKVCLLGCGVTTGIGAVINTAKVKPGDTVAIFGLGGIGLSAVIGAVKAKAGRIIAIDINPAKFEIAKQLGATDCINPKDYDRPIQDVIVDLTDGGVDFSFECIGNVQLMRAALECCHKGWGESVIIGVAGAGQEIATRPFQLVTGRVWRGSAFGGVRGRSELPSYVDMAQTGEIPLDTFITHTMGLEDINKAFDLMHEGKSIRTVIHF
- the fghA gene encoding S-formylglutathione hydrolase gives rise to the protein MSLENLSCQKSFGGWHKRYKHHSAALDCDMTFAVYLPPQAEQGGKLPVLYWLSGLTCTDENFMQKAGAQRVAAELGLIIVAPDTSPRGPGVPGDPDNAWDFGLGAGFYLNATQEPWARHYRMHDYVVQELPALVEAHFPASDKRGISGHSMGGHGALVCALRNPGRYRSVSAFSPINNPMDCPWGQKAFSRYLGEERSKWREWDACVLISDASEKLPLLVDQGDRDDFLATQLKPEALQQAAKAAGHALELRLQPGYDHSYFFIASFIEDHLRHHGRALLG
- the ispF gene encoding 2-C-methyl-D-erythritol 2,4-cyclodiphosphate synthase, with the protein product MRIGHGYDVHRFAEGDFITLGGVRIAHHHGLLAHSDGDVVLHALSDALLGAAALGDIGKHFPDTDPTFKGADSRVLLRHVVGLIHAKGWKVGNVDNTIVAQAPKMVPHIESMRAAIAADLQIELDQVNVKATTTEKLGFTGREEGIAVHSVALLLRA
- the truD gene encoding tRNA pseudouridine(13) synthase TruD; its protein translation is MNELQLLGPRAYGDALGSAVLKATAEDFQVDEVLDIPLTGEGEHLWLWVEKRGLNTEEAARRIAKAAGVPLRTVSYAGLKDRQALTRQWFSVQLPGKADPDLSAAQNDTLKILKTARHKRKLQRGAHAANGFTLRLTQLAGDQAAIDARLQLIAKHGIPNYFGSQRFGHDGGNVVDARDWAARKALPEQRNVRSRLLSSARSFLFNKVLAARVVDGSWQRAQVGDLLAFTDSRSFFPAGEAQCSDPRLAILDLHPTGPQWGEGDSPATGATHELEQAVAASEADLCDWLAKAGMSQERRILRLPIGGLTWHYPETDILQLEFVLPAGCFATVLVRELVDLVPVGQTDSPCVF